A genome region from Arthrobacter sp. V1I9 includes the following:
- the paaE gene encoding 1,2-phenylacetyl-CoA epoxidase subunit PaaE translates to MPVVRQTAAETAQATGRRRPSFHTLAVKEVRRLTEDAIEVGFHVPSELAGQFDYLPGQYVALRTKLPDETGELHEVRRSYSICAEPRSFADGSSEIRVAVKKDLGGLFSTWANAELKAGDTLDVMSPMGAFVSRHGRDGTAVEQNRMNSMNNPEELAGDVAAHGEASFVAIAAGSGITPVIAIARTLLAANPESRFDLIYANKAAMDVMFLEELADLKDKYPQRLAIHHVLSREQRIAPLLSGRIDAEKLQQLLGTAIHADDVDEWFLCGPFELVQLCRDTLAERGVKPENIRFELFTSGKPDKPEGHAGRPVVVDESKETYKITFKLDGLQGEVASPTHARESILNAALRVRPDVPFACAGGVCGTCRAKVVTGSVTMDENYALEQDELDKGYVLTCQSHPTSKEVTVDFDV, encoded by the coding sequence ATGCCTGTTGTCCGCCAGACCGCCGCCGAAACGGCGCAGGCCACCGGCCGCCGTCGTCCGTCCTTCCACACCCTCGCCGTGAAGGAGGTGCGCCGGCTCACCGAGGACGCCATCGAGGTGGGCTTCCACGTCCCCAGCGAGCTCGCCGGCCAGTTCGACTACCTGCCCGGCCAGTACGTGGCCCTGCGCACCAAGCTCCCCGATGAAACCGGCGAGCTGCACGAGGTGCGCAGGAGCTACTCCATCTGCGCCGAGCCGCGCAGCTTCGCGGACGGCAGCAGCGAGATCCGGGTGGCGGTGAAGAAGGACCTGGGCGGGCTGTTCTCCACCTGGGCCAACGCGGAGCTGAAAGCCGGGGACACCCTGGACGTGATGAGTCCCATGGGCGCGTTTGTGTCCAGGCACGGCCGGGACGGCACCGCGGTGGAGCAGAACCGGATGAACTCCATGAACAACCCGGAGGAGCTGGCGGGGGACGTCGCCGCCCACGGGGAAGCGAGCTTTGTGGCCATCGCCGCAGGGAGCGGCATCACCCCGGTGATCGCGATCGCCCGGACGCTGCTGGCCGCCAACCCGGAGTCGCGGTTCGACCTGATCTACGCCAACAAGGCCGCCATGGACGTGATGTTCCTGGAGGAGCTGGCGGACCTGAAGGACAAGTACCCGCAGCGGCTGGCCATCCACCACGTGCTGTCCCGTGAGCAGCGGATCGCGCCGCTGCTCAGCGGAAGGATCGACGCCGAGAAGCTCCAGCAGCTGCTGGGCACGGCCATCCACGCGGACGATGTGGACGAGTGGTTCCTGTGCGGGCCCTTCGAGCTGGTGCAGCTGTGCCGGGACACGCTGGCCGAGCGCGGCGTGAAGCCGGAGAACATCCGGTTCGAGCTGTTCACGTCCGGCAAGCCGGACAAGCCGGAGGGGCACGCGGGCCGGCCCGTGGTGGTGGATGAGTCCAAGGAGACGTACAAGATCACGTTCAAGCTGGACGGCCTGCAGGGCGAGGTGGCCAGCCCCACCCACGCCCGCGAGTCCATCCTGAACGCCGCGCTGCGGGTCCGCCCGGATGTGCCGTTCGCGTGCGCCGGGGGAGTGTGCGGCACGTGCCGGGCCAAGGTGGTCACCGGCAGCGTGACCATGGACGAAAACTACGCGCTGGAGCAGGATGAGCTGGACAAGGGGTACGTGCTGACCTGCCAGAGCCACCCCACCAGCAAGGAAGTCACCGTCGACTTCGACGTCTAA
- a CDS encoding enoyl-CoA hydratase/isomerase family protein encodes MISLSISNNIAEVVLDAPHKLNSLDEQALADLSQAYDDAAAAASRGEVRALLLRGEGRAFCAGRDIQNVTPENDDAAAYLGGLVEPLLKKMSAFPAPTFAAAHGACLGVGLGLLLATDVVYVAENAKFGSPFAKLGATLDSGGHWFFTERLGMHRTLDLIYTAELMSGAEAVAQGLFSRAMPADELLEITRAIVGRVARGATGAFTASKELVAHIRDQRLGLWEAMAEENAEQARLCKTDDYAEGFRAFQEKREPKFTG; translated from the coding sequence ATGATTTCCCTCTCCATCAGCAACAACATCGCCGAGGTTGTCCTGGACGCCCCGCACAAGCTGAACTCGCTGGATGAGCAGGCGCTGGCGGACCTGTCCCAGGCGTACGACGACGCTGCTGCCGCCGCCTCCCGCGGTGAGGTGCGGGCGCTGCTGCTGAGGGGAGAGGGCCGCGCTTTCTGCGCGGGCCGGGACATCCAGAACGTGACGCCGGAGAATGACGACGCCGCCGCGTACCTGGGCGGGCTGGTGGAGCCGCTGCTGAAGAAGATGAGCGCGTTCCCGGCGCCCACGTTCGCGGCGGCCCATGGTGCCTGCCTGGGCGTGGGGCTGGGGCTGCTGCTGGCCACGGACGTGGTGTACGTGGCGGAGAACGCCAAGTTCGGGTCGCCGTTCGCCAAGCTGGGTGCCACGCTGGATTCGGGCGGGCACTGGTTCTTCACCGAGCGGCTGGGCATGCACCGGACGCTGGACCTGATCTACACGGCCGAGCTGATGAGCGGCGCAGAGGCCGTGGCGCAGGGGCTGTTCAGCCGGGCGATGCCGGCGGATGAGCTGCTGGAGATTACCCGGGCTATTGTCGGCCGAGTGGCCCGCGGCGCCACCGGCGCCTTTACCGCAAGCAAGGAACTGGTCGCGCACATCCGTGACCAGCGCCTGGGCCTGTGGGAAGCCATGGCAGAGGAGAACGCTGAGCAGGCACGGCTCTGCAAAACCGACGACTACGCCGAGGGTTTCAGGGCTTTCCAGGAGAAGCGCGAGCCTAAGTTCACCGGCTGA
- a CDS encoding PqqD family protein, with product MVWKRGGLVAEARTQSEGRVALLHLDATQPVVLEGTAAIIWDLINGHRSEQDILIELEAAFEDLAGQMQAQVEEFLACLEAQRLIEAAHTTSL from the coding sequence ATGGTCTGGAAACGTGGCGGCCTGGTGGCAGAAGCACGTACTCAATCCGAGGGCCGGGTGGCACTGCTGCACTTGGATGCAACCCAGCCCGTCGTTCTGGAAGGTACAGCTGCAATCATTTGGGACCTGATCAATGGGCACCGAAGCGAGCAAGACATCCTGATTGAACTTGAAGCCGCTTTCGAGGACCTGGCCGGCCAGATGCAGGCCCAGGTCGAAGAGTTCCTTGCATGCCTTGAAGCCCAGCGCCTGATTGAGGCTGCACACACCACTTCGCTCTAA
- a CDS encoding polysaccharide biosynthesis tyrosine autokinase, whose product MSTTATPPAEAPAGMDLTDYLRILRVYWKAIVAFTLLGTVTAGGSTVLQPKVYSSDSSGIVVTPGSDNVSLSLAGDSLAKAKVKNYESVAKSRLVADRVIASLELKTTADALLGTISVKVPMDTAEIKVTAKSADPATAQRVADAWVNGLAAQVEAIETATPAETIVEPGTAATPNAGSPANATATAVRVLPLGKAVVPTSPTSPNTKLNLALGALVGLALGMAYAVVRRHLDRRLRKAAEIERLFGVPVIGTLPLDHRLDGKSTVLDSGTASQVHDAGGAMAEALRELRTNLSFLDVDQPPRIIVVTSSVQSEGKSTVTANLAVTMAAAGENVVVVDGDLRRPTLVDVFNLVPGVGVTDVLTGTTELADVLQPWGALPNLSILGSGRIPPNPSELLGSRAMKNMLNSLAEDAIVLIDAPPLLPVTDAAVLSRVADGAIVVIRTGKTTQEQLSQSLGNLEKVKGRILGAVLNYLPTRGTDAYSYYGTYTSAPGPTLAAEVPGAGARRGTEVEGALEAVSAGRRARD is encoded by the coding sequence ATGAGCACAACAGCGACGCCGCCCGCGGAAGCGCCCGCAGGGATGGATCTGACGGACTACCTGCGGATACTTCGGGTGTACTGGAAGGCCATCGTCGCCTTCACCCTGTTGGGCACCGTAACCGCGGGCGGGTCGACCGTTCTTCAGCCCAAGGTCTACTCCTCTGATTCCAGCGGTATCGTGGTGACACCGGGCTCGGACAACGTAAGCCTGTCACTCGCCGGGGACAGCCTGGCCAAAGCCAAGGTCAAGAACTACGAGTCCGTGGCAAAGTCTCGACTCGTGGCAGACCGTGTCATCGCTTCCCTGGAGCTGAAAACCACCGCGGACGCCCTGCTTGGCACCATAAGCGTGAAGGTCCCGATGGACACCGCAGAAATCAAGGTCACGGCCAAGTCGGCTGACCCGGCCACCGCTCAGCGCGTGGCGGATGCCTGGGTCAACGGCTTGGCCGCCCAGGTGGAAGCAATCGAAACGGCAACTCCTGCAGAAACAATTGTTGAGCCCGGTACGGCAGCAACGCCCAACGCCGGTTCACCGGCGAATGCCACGGCTACGGCTGTCCGTGTGCTTCCGTTGGGCAAGGCGGTCGTTCCTACCAGCCCGACTTCACCCAACACCAAGCTCAACCTTGCGTTGGGCGCACTTGTTGGTTTGGCCCTCGGTATGGCCTACGCAGTGGTCCGCCGTCACCTCGACCGGCGCCTCCGCAAGGCCGCCGAAATCGAACGGCTCTTCGGTGTCCCCGTGATCGGCACTCTTCCGTTGGACCATCGTCTGGACGGGAAGAGCACCGTTTTGGACTCTGGCACCGCATCGCAAGTTCACGACGCCGGCGGAGCGATGGCCGAAGCCCTCCGGGAACTCCGCACCAACCTCAGCTTTCTTGACGTGGACCAGCCGCCGCGGATCATCGTGGTCACCAGCTCGGTCCAGTCAGAAGGCAAGTCCACTGTCACTGCTAACCTGGCGGTCACCATGGCAGCTGCCGGCGAAAACGTCGTGGTGGTCGACGGCGACCTCCGCCGGCCAACTTTGGTGGATGTTTTCAATCTCGTTCCGGGAGTGGGGGTTACCGATGTCCTCACCGGCACTACTGAATTGGCGGATGTCCTCCAGCCTTGGGGTGCCCTGCCGAATCTCTCAATCCTTGGTTCAGGCCGCATCCCGCCGAACCCCAGCGAGCTGCTGGGGTCCAGGGCCATGAAGAACATGCTGAATTCCTTGGCCGAGGATGCAATCGTCCTGATTGACGCCCCGCCGCTGCTTCCGGTGACTGATGCAGCCGTCCTCTCCCGCGTGGCGGATGGAGCCATCGTGGTGATCCGGACGGGCAAAACCACTCAGGAACAGCTTTCACAGTCCCTGGGGAACCTGGAGAAGGTCAAGGGCCGAATTCTGGGCGCGGTTCTCAACTACCTGCCAACCCGGGGAACAGACGCCTACTCCTACTACGGAACCTATACCTCCGCGCCCGGTCCGACGCTTGCGGCGGAAGTACCGGGCGCTGGCGCGCGGCGAGGCACAGAAGTCGAAGGCGCCCTCGAAGCGGTATCCGCCGGACGCAGGGCCAGGGACTAG
- a CDS encoding nucleotidyltransferase family protein: MPARHTGGETQLSLAEGVLLGHAMAARVADGLGIRAFFIKGPASAMQGLRQPKTSADIDVFVSPSSLEQMLQGLRWRGWRERPVDPDSTTFPKHSVTVYHPKWPCCIDVHFRFPGMESPAADCFEVMWANTDHLKLAGQVGRVPSPALGILILALHALRSPQLPASRQELDFLARLSERQSHALAILEIATATGSLAAVRPFLEDLLPETAELGWPQPSAEWRNRLMAREPGERPAHCYYPGTMARQTKDAVARGRRSF; the protein is encoded by the coding sequence ATGCCAGCGAGGCACACTGGCGGTGAAACGCAGCTCAGCCTTGCTGAGGGCGTGCTCTTGGGCCATGCCATGGCAGCGCGGGTGGCGGATGGGCTGGGCATCCGGGCTTTCTTTATTAAGGGACCTGCGAGTGCAATGCAGGGCCTGCGCCAGCCCAAGACCTCCGCTGACATCGACGTCTTCGTGTCACCCTCCAGCCTGGAACAGATGTTGCAAGGCCTGAGGTGGCGGGGCTGGCGGGAACGCCCCGTGGATCCCGACAGCACGACATTTCCGAAGCACTCGGTTACCGTCTACCACCCTAAATGGCCTTGTTGCATCGATGTCCACTTCCGCTTCCCCGGGATGGAAAGTCCGGCCGCTGACTGCTTCGAGGTCATGTGGGCGAACACCGATCATCTAAAGCTTGCAGGACAGGTGGGGCGGGTCCCGTCACCGGCGCTGGGAATTCTGATCCTGGCACTGCACGCCCTCCGGTCGCCCCAGTTGCCTGCTTCCCGGCAGGAGCTCGACTTCTTGGCCCGCCTCTCCGAGCGGCAATCGCACGCGCTTGCCATCCTGGAAATCGCGACTGCCACCGGCTCTCTGGCGGCGGTGCGCCCGTTCCTCGAGGACCTCCTTCCTGAAACCGCTGAGTTGGGGTGGCCGCAGCCTTCTGCCGAATGGCGGAACCGCCTAATGGCCAGGGAACCGGGAGAGCGCCCGGCTCATTGCTATTATCCTGGCACCATGGCACGACAAACCAAAGATGCTGTGGCGCGCGGTCGTCGCTCGTTCTGA
- the galU gene encoding UTP--glucose-1-phosphate uridylyltransferase GalU translates to MTTGKAITKAVIPAAGLGTRFLPATKAMPKEMLPVVDRPAIQYVVEEAVKSGLTDLLMITGRNKRSLEDHFDREPGLERALELKGDKDRLESVHYASELGPIHYVRQGEAKGLGHAVLCAQQHVGDEPFAVLLGDDLIDEDEDLLSTMMEVQQKTGGSVIALIEVDPSQISAYGCADITVVDGEEYVRVNSLVEKPSAAEAPSNLAVIGRYVLHPSVFGVLENTKPGRGNEIQLTDALQSLAAGEGAGVYGVVYKGRRFDTGDKLSYLKAVITLASERVEFGEDLKTWMKAFVN, encoded by the coding sequence ATGACAACGGGGAAAGCAATAACCAAAGCCGTCATTCCTGCTGCCGGATTGGGAACTCGCTTCCTGCCCGCCACCAAGGCAATGCCGAAGGAAATGTTGCCGGTAGTGGATCGTCCGGCCATCCAGTACGTGGTTGAGGAAGCCGTAAAATCCGGTCTCACCGACCTGCTGATGATCACGGGGCGTAACAAGCGCTCCCTCGAGGACCACTTCGACCGTGAGCCGGGCCTGGAGCGTGCGCTGGAGCTCAAGGGCGATAAGGACCGCCTCGAGTCGGTGCATTACGCCTCGGAGCTGGGGCCCATCCACTACGTCCGTCAGGGGGAGGCTAAAGGCCTCGGCCACGCGGTACTCTGCGCGCAGCAGCACGTGGGTGACGAGCCGTTCGCGGTCCTGCTGGGCGACGACCTCATTGACGAGGACGAGGACCTGCTGAGCACCATGATGGAAGTGCAGCAGAAGACCGGCGGCTCCGTTATCGCCCTGATCGAGGTGGATCCGTCCCAGATCAGCGCTTACGGTTGCGCGGACATCACCGTCGTCGACGGCGAGGAGTACGTCCGCGTCAATAGCCTGGTGGAGAAGCCTTCCGCGGCGGAGGCTCCGTCCAACTTGGCCGTGATCGGCCGCTACGTGCTGCACCCGTCCGTGTTCGGCGTCCTGGAGAACACCAAGCCGGGCCGCGGTAACGAGATCCAGCTGACGGATGCACTGCAATCACTTGCTGCTGGCGAAGGCGCAGGCGTGTACGGCGTGGTCTACAAGGGCCGCCGCTTCGACACCGGCGACAAGCTGAGTTACCTCAAGGCCGTCATCACGCTCGCGTCCGAGCGCGTGGAGTTCGGCGAGGACCTAAAGACCTGGATGAAAGCCTTCGTCAACTAA
- a CDS encoding VanZ family protein, with the protein MLVPLAVVAFWPSPVDQPAQGQLANVLNFLHRHGIPAWFNYKFVEASANVALFIPLGFVCALAYPDKQWWRIGAFGLLISGCMELGQLLFLHNRIASPLDLVTNASGAVIGGLLSAQLVRRLEARRRSAADL; encoded by the coding sequence ATGCTGGTTCCGCTCGCTGTCGTCGCCTTCTGGCCAAGCCCGGTGGACCAGCCAGCGCAGGGCCAACTCGCCAACGTTTTGAACTTCCTTCACCGGCACGGAATTCCTGCCTGGTTCAATTACAAGTTCGTGGAGGCCTCGGCTAATGTGGCACTTTTCATCCCGCTCGGATTCGTTTGCGCCCTCGCTTACCCCGATAAGCAGTGGTGGCGAATTGGCGCCTTCGGACTCCTAATTTCCGGCTGCATGGAACTGGGCCAGCTCTTGTTTCTTCACAACCGTATTGCAAGTCCTCTCGACCTTGTGACAAATGCATCAGGTGCTGTCATAGGCGGCCTGCTGTCAGCTCAGCTGGTTAGAAGACTAGAGGCCCGCCGCCGTTCGGCAGCGGACCTCTAA
- a CDS encoding LPXTG cell wall anchor domain-containing protein yields the protein MKKTLAALALAGSIALVGAAPALAYTSSPPEIVVDDAAVAPNEPFILSGGGMAPNEPVNVTVTPVDGTAPAAGSQAVAAKVNVFLAPQTLSTTANADGRFSLPISISESGTYSITATGAISGNTVGPVTVKVDPTFSEAGAPLAGTGGNAGGAPLANTGTGLANTGADSGLVLWTLVGAGALAAGATSVMVVRRRAKVEAAA from the coding sequence ATGAAAAAAACACTCGCAGCACTCGCACTTGCAGGCTCCATTGCACTCGTCGGCGCCGCGCCGGCGCTGGCATACACTTCCAGCCCGCCCGAAATCGTGGTCGACGATGCAGCAGTCGCACCCAACGAACCTTTCATCTTGAGCGGCGGCGGCATGGCCCCCAATGAACCGGTGAACGTCACGGTGACACCGGTTGACGGCACGGCCCCGGCCGCAGGTAGCCAAGCTGTAGCCGCCAAGGTCAACGTCTTCCTCGCGCCGCAGACGCTCTCCACGACCGCGAATGCTGATGGCAGGTTCTCGCTGCCGATTTCGATCAGCGAAAGCGGCACCTACTCCATCACCGCTACCGGCGCGATTTCGGGCAATACCGTTGGGCCTGTCACCGTGAAGGTTGATCCCACCTTCTCTGAAGCAGGCGCACCCCTTGCCGGCACCGGTGGTAACGCAGGTGGCGCTCCCCTTGCCAACACAGGAACGGGCTTGGCCAACACCGGCGCAGATTCCGGGTTGGTTCTCTGGACGCTGGTTGGCGCTGGCGCACTTGCCGCCGGCGCAACGTCAGTAATGGTTGTTCGCCGCCGTGCCAAGGTAGAGGCTGCTGCATAA
- a CDS encoding DUF4012 domain-containing protein gives MSKSSSASSSQNGRRRKSMRPTVKVLFSLGLFLLLLIVLAAWTGAKASVIQQELQRSNILIAHLQQAVLDNNPDLAAQKVDALQESTKAARKASEDPVWVIASAMPWIGPNVSAISEVARSADDVATLGLKPLVEVVGTIDWSTLMPSGSGADLSSIEQAGPRLAAAAHAVSASASRLEGIETGGLLGEIAEPLVDARNQLRTAGKTLTAAGDAAGIAAKMMGSSEPRRYLLLIQNNAEVRASGGIPTALAVLTLDKGKMEMSEQTTANALGRMQVPVGVESEQEAIYSTRIGTFMQDVNLTPDFPTAATTASNIWRKKTGQTVDGVLSVDPVALSYILDTTGPITLSNEAISAVSPRLPSELNGDNVVKVLMSDVYSAIPDPAHQDLFFAAVAKEIFSTLAAGSGDPTGLFEGIKRGVDGQRILLWSAHAEEQRTVEKYPVGGSVSRESIPAAQYGVYFNDGTGAKMDYYVKRTVQLIKECPRDGYEQTTVRVTSTNTAPADAATSLPEYVTGGGTFGVPAGSVETNVIAYGPVQANVETAKVDGEQTGFAPYLHSNRPVGVLAIRLAPGESRTVDFTFGKIVQQTEPNVVVTPGVQDVKDVTLPTAAALCD, from the coding sequence ATGAGCAAATCATCTTCTGCATCATCGTCACAGAACGGTCGACGCCGGAAATCGATGCGCCCAACCGTCAAGGTCCTTTTTTCGCTGGGTCTTTTCCTTTTATTATTGATCGTCTTAGCCGCATGGACGGGGGCTAAGGCTTCAGTCATACAACAAGAGCTACAACGGAGCAATATACTTATTGCCCATCTGCAGCAAGCAGTTTTGGACAACAATCCTGACTTGGCTGCTCAGAAAGTGGATGCACTGCAGGAAAGTACCAAGGCAGCGCGAAAGGCAAGCGAGGACCCAGTTTGGGTCATCGCCTCTGCCATGCCCTGGATAGGACCCAACGTCTCAGCTATAAGCGAAGTGGCAAGATCAGCCGACGATGTTGCAACACTTGGGCTCAAGCCACTAGTGGAAGTAGTCGGGACGATAGATTGGTCGACTCTGATGCCTAGCGGTTCGGGAGCAGACTTATCCTCGATCGAGCAAGCCGGGCCTCGGTTGGCAGCCGCAGCTCATGCGGTAAGCGCCTCTGCGTCGCGTCTCGAAGGTATCGAGACGGGAGGCCTACTTGGTGAAATTGCCGAGCCTCTGGTTGATGCTAGGAATCAACTCCGCACCGCCGGCAAGACCCTCACTGCTGCAGGAGACGCAGCAGGCATAGCGGCAAAAATGATGGGATCTTCCGAACCAAGACGTTATCTGCTCCTGATCCAGAACAATGCCGAAGTCAGAGCTTCAGGAGGAATTCCTACCGCATTGGCAGTACTCACGCTGGATAAGGGCAAAATGGAAATGAGCGAACAAACAACAGCCAATGCTTTAGGCCGTATGCAAGTGCCGGTGGGAGTCGAGAGTGAACAGGAGGCAATTTACTCCACACGGATCGGAACGTTTATGCAGGATGTCAACCTAACGCCCGATTTTCCAACCGCCGCTACCACTGCTAGTAACATTTGGCGCAAAAAAACTGGTCAGACTGTCGATGGCGTTTTGTCTGTCGATCCTGTCGCACTGAGCTACATTTTGGATACAACTGGTCCAATCACGCTAAGCAATGAGGCGATATCGGCAGTTTCTCCAAGGCTCCCTTCTGAACTGAACGGCGACAATGTTGTCAAAGTTCTCATGTCAGATGTGTACTCAGCTATACCCGATCCGGCTCATCAGGATTTGTTTTTCGCTGCAGTGGCGAAGGAGATTTTTTCCACCTTGGCCGCTGGAAGTGGTGACCCTACTGGTCTTTTCGAAGGGATCAAGCGCGGAGTAGACGGACAGCGGATTCTCTTGTGGTCCGCGCACGCCGAGGAACAGCGAACAGTCGAAAAGTATCCGGTCGGTGGGTCTGTATCCCGCGAAAGTATTCCCGCTGCTCAATATGGGGTCTATTTCAACGATGGCACTGGGGCCAAAATGGACTACTACGTCAAGCGCACTGTTCAACTCATCAAAGAGTGCCCCAGGGACGGCTACGAGCAGACAACCGTCCGCGTCACAAGCACCAACACTGCCCCGGCGGATGCAGCGACATCTTTGCCAGAGTACGTCACCGGCGGGGGTACCTTCGGTGTGCCGGCCGGATCGGTGGAAACAAACGTCATTGCTTATGGTCCTGTCCAGGCAAACGTGGAAACGGCGAAAGTGGACGGGGAGCAAACTGGGTTCGCACCCTATCTCCACAGCAACCGACCAGTAGGCGTTCTTGCCATCCGGCTAGCACCAGGAGAGAGCCGTACCGTCGACTTTACTTTTGGGAAAATCGTCCAACAGACGGAACCTAACGTGGTTGTCACACCTGGCGTCCAAGACGTAAAAGATGTGACCTTGCCCACGGCCGCCGCTCTTTGTGACTAG
- a CDS encoding sugar transferase, with translation MAQRDSLNWRARYGRRIAAVDAFVVLWAIFGAVLARFGTIQSENMTRTGVPDVVIATLLATSWWIMLSVWGSRDSRILGYGHEEYKRVVGSSVWFFGLIAIVSYTFQFETARGYVALALPAGVLSLVMARFLVRQALQVDRQLGRSLSRVLIIGGPSSVEHLARSLTLHPMAGYLPVATYLPGTPDGTRIAGDLALPTLGHSTDATEIAKTIEAFGPDAVALSSGVQLPPTTIRALGWALADLDVRMIMAPALTDVAGPRIHTQPIAGLPLIHVSTPNLAPRQQFVKRVFDLVGAGVLITLLAPLLLLLAVVVRVDSPGPFLFSQERVGAYGARFQMFKFRSMVVDAESQLRNLSSLNQGNDVLFKIRNDPRVTRVGKFLRRYSLDELPQLFNVINGTMSLVGPRPPLPSEVDRYEPHVHRRLLVRPGLTGLWQVSGRSLLSWEDSVRLDLFYVENWSLSGDLLILARTIRAVFHRTGAF, from the coding sequence ATGGCACAACGTGATTCGCTCAATTGGCGTGCCCGTTATGGGCGACGAATCGCAGCGGTTGACGCCTTCGTTGTCTTGTGGGCCATATTCGGTGCTGTCCTCGCAAGATTTGGCACTATCCAGAGCGAGAATATGACACGTACCGGAGTCCCGGACGTAGTGATCGCCACGCTTCTCGCGACCAGTTGGTGGATCATGCTCTCAGTTTGGGGTAGCAGGGATTCACGGATACTCGGATACGGCCACGAAGAATACAAGCGAGTTGTCGGCTCTTCTGTCTGGTTCTTTGGTCTCATCGCTATCGTTTCTTACACTTTTCAGTTCGAGACTGCTCGCGGCTACGTGGCCCTGGCGCTGCCAGCAGGGGTCCTCAGTCTCGTGATGGCGCGGTTTCTGGTACGGCAAGCACTGCAAGTGGACCGGCAGCTCGGACGAAGCTTGTCACGAGTTTTGATCATCGGAGGGCCAAGCAGTGTCGAGCATCTGGCCCGGTCCCTGACCCTTCATCCCATGGCTGGCTATTTGCCCGTAGCCACCTACCTACCAGGAACCCCTGATGGCACGCGAATAGCTGGGGATCTTGCGTTGCCGACACTTGGACACAGCACAGACGCTACGGAAATCGCAAAAACAATCGAAGCCTTCGGACCGGACGCTGTAGCACTGTCGAGTGGAGTGCAGCTTCCACCTACCACCATCCGAGCGCTAGGTTGGGCTCTCGCCGACCTTGATGTGCGCATGATCATGGCCCCTGCCCTCACGGATGTGGCCGGCCCGAGGATTCATACGCAACCTATTGCCGGGCTCCCACTCATTCACGTGTCCACCCCAAATCTTGCCCCGCGGCAGCAATTCGTAAAACGGGTCTTTGACCTCGTGGGCGCTGGGGTTCTAATTACGCTGCTTGCACCGCTACTACTGCTTTTGGCAGTAGTTGTGCGCGTAGATAGTCCAGGACCCTTCCTCTTCAGTCAGGAACGTGTCGGCGCTTATGGCGCTAGGTTTCAAATGTTCAAGTTTCGATCAATGGTCGTTGATGCCGAAAGCCAACTTCGCAATCTGAGTTCCCTCAATCAAGGAAATGATGTTCTTTTCAAGATTCGTAATGATCCAAGAGTAACGCGAGTTGGGAAGTTCCTTCGACGATACAGCCTTGACGAATTGCCGCAACTCTTCAACGTGATAAACGGAACGATGAGCCTTGTCGGTCCGCGCCCTCCTCTCCCATCGGAAGTCGATAGGTATGAACCACATGTGCACCGGCGCCTACTAGTCCGCCCCGGCCTAACTGGCCTGTGGCAGGTGAGTGGAAGGTCTTTACTCTCTTGGGAGGACTCGGTCCGGCTTGATTTGTTCTACGTCGAAAATTGGTCACTTTCAGGGGATCTTCTTATTCTCGCGCGAACGATCCGTGCCGTTTTCCATCGCACTGGAGCTTTCTAG